The SAR202 cluster bacterium genomic sequence GCGGGCGGCGTCGGAGTTTTCGGCGGCGGAGATGGAGGCGTGGGGGGCGAGGGCGCAGAGCTCCTGGGCGGAGGCGTGGGCTTTGGCGGCGTCGCGGGAGCCGAGGGTGACGGGGTGGCCGGCGAGGGCGAATCGGAGGGCGAGGCCGCGGCCTTCGGGGCCGGTGCCGCCGAGGAAGGAGAGCATGGGGACCTCCTGGATAGAATATTTCAGAGAACAAGATGAACAGTGACTGTGATGGCCGTGTTGTTGTGTTTAGGGTTTCACCCATCCTACACCTTCTCCCACGAGGGGAGAAAGGATGACAAGGGAAGCGCTGGCAATTAGATGAGAAGTGACGGCGGTGAACGGCACGTTGAGGTTCTTATACGTCAATGGGGATAACGGTACTATTCGTTTTAATGTGCAACTGGCGCCAGCACAAGGGTGCTACTTGTCTATACCACCCGTTGAAAAATGGAATCGTTCATCGCGTTAGACTGGCCTCAAAGTGCCAGCAAAGGCTTGCCATGCAAGGGCGGACTTGGCAGTAAAACTCAGCAAGATGTAAACTCGCTCGCCGTAAATGTATTCACGCCAGGGACCGACCTTCTTATATTGCAAGACCATGTTCACGGCGAATACATTAAAGAAAAGAAATAGTGAGACAAAAATCCCGTACACGAATCCCGGTGGCCCTCCTTCACCCATGCCTGCTCCTATCAAATACAGGAAAATAGCTACCCACGGGACAATACCAGCTAAAGTACCAAACCAGAATGGGAGCCAATTGGTCTGGTCGGTACGTTGGTTGTGAAATTCCATTACCATTCCGAAGAGGATCATACACACGTTGAGAGTGAAGATTAGGATCAGGCTTGCGACATCATAGATCCCCACTAACATGGCAATTACGACTATCATAAGAGATGCGCTGATCGAATATTCTATCCAACGAGCGTAGTTAATCCCTCTATGCAGGTCTTTGACGTACTTTGGGAACATGATGGGGGATGAAATGACGAAGTGGGCGATGGAAGACAGGAGCAAGAAACCAGCCACTAAGGGACCTAATTCCAACTGGAATAGAGAGTCTTGCCTTGCCTCAAGTTTCCCGGCGGTCTGATTGAACTCCAGGAAGGCAGCTGTCACCGGAAGGCTGAAATCAGTGCTTAGCAGGAGGATGCCTATCCCTTGCCCCAGGTGCAGCAGCCCAGCTAACAGATTGAGTCTTCTTAAGTTCTGAGCCATTGGTTTGAGTTCCAAAGGGCCCTCATTTATTTTACATTGGTTGGTGAGCTATATCGATCCTCAGCTAATGCAGTAATGGCCGTGAATAGTCCACGGAAGATTACGGCATGTGCTGGATACAAGGCATACCAATAAACCAGCCCTGATATCCCTTTGGGGGCGAAAGCCACCGTCTGGTACACAATTGCGCTGTGGTCAGAAATAGGTCTCACTAAGAACTGCAGCCACGCCGAACCCGGAATTTTCATCTCAGCTTTTAATCTGAGCAGGCGCCCTGGCTCAATAACGTCAACACACCAAAATCCCAATGGGTCTCCCTGTTCCAAGACCGTCTTTTGTGGGCTTCGCAGGCGATTGCCCACGCCTCCCAAAAGTCGATCGGCGAGTCCTCGCAACCTCCAAGCCCAATTTGCATAATAGTATCCATGTTCACCACCAAACTCCGATATAACTTGGAAAGTCGCATCCGCAGAGGCAGGGACCTTTCGACTCCACCGTTGGGAAATTACTCCTTCCTTAATACTTGACTTAATAACAGAGCCTCTGCTGTCATCGTTCGCGGAAAAACCCACCCAGAGGTCTTTAACACGACCTGCTTCCAAATCTTGGACGATTGACTTTATTGCAGCCACATAGCCAGTTGGCTTAATGGTTGGGAACAGTTTTTTCGCGCTGGGGTTTTTAACAATAACTTCATTGCGCAGACCTTCTATTAGGGGCTTTGCAATTGAGGCCTGTATGGGCGTAACCCGGTGCACCCAATATGACGACAGGTGCGGAGTGAGAACAGGCACAGGAATAATCCAGCGTCTAAGTCCCCTCAGACGAGCATATACCAGCATCATCTCTCCGTAGCTCAAGATGTCTGCGCCCCCAACTTCAACCACCTGGCTTCCCTCTAGGCGAATTTCTAAAGCGCCCACTAGGTAATTCATTATGTCTTTAATGGAAATAGGCTGCGCACGTGTGTATACCCATCTGGGACATATCATTACCGGAAGTCTCTCGGTGAGATATCTGACTATTTCAAATGAAGCGCTGCCTGAGCCGACAATTACTCCAGCGCGGAATTCAATGACTGGTACCCCACTGTCCCGTAGAGCCTGGCCTGTAGTGTGACGGGACCGCAGATGAGGCGACAGCTCAGAATCCGGGTCCCCAAGGCCGCCGAGGTACACAATTCGCTTAACACCTTCCGCCTTTGCGGTCGTGGAAAAGGTCCTAGGCGCCAGGATGTCTTGCTCTTCAAAATCTCGTCCGCTGCCCAGTGAATGAACAAGGTAATAGGCTGTGTTAACAGATTTCAACGCTGGCGCTAGCGTGTCCGCTTTTAGAACGTCACCCTCATATACCTCCACCTGGGGGAGCCAGGGCGCTCCCCGGAGGCGCTTGGTATCCCTCACAAGGATTCGTACGCGATGCCCAGCCTCGATGAGCTTAGGTACAAGTTGCCCGCCAATATACCCAGTGGCTCCGGTTACAAGTATCAGTGATTGACTGGATTCCATTTATCTAAGATTACTCTCTGAGCGTTACAAATACAATTGTGGGCCAGTCCAGTGGGTTACTCCGCAGGGAATCCCTGAGAACATTCCTTTGAGGGTGCTATTGGGGACACCACAAGAATAGTTTTTATTCACACACCTAAGCAATTATAGCTGGCATAGAGTTTTAGTTGACTACAACAACATGTTGTAGTAGTATTGGCCGCTATGACACAACAGCGACATCTATGCGTGCATTGCGGGTACGAGTTTTACCCTCGAGTTGCGGACCCGAAGAAGTGCCCCAAGTGCCAGAAGGCGTGGCCCTTGAGGGCTCCCGCATCGCAGACACAACCACAATCGAGACAGAAGAAGGAGACGTTAATGGCCGGTGAGATTAAGACAATGGAAGGCGGGACGGTCACATCGCCCAAGGGGTTTGCGGCCGGGGCGGTATATGCGGGACTGAAGACCTACGCCCAGGACAAAGTGGACCTGGGGATACTTATGTCAAAGAGCCCGGCATCGGCGGCGGGAACGTACACGACCAACAAGCTGCGGTCGCCGTCGGTGACGGTGTCGCAGGAGAGAACGGACAAGGGGAAGGCCAGGGCGGTGGTAGTGAACAGCGGCATCGCCAACGCGTGCGTGGGGGAGCAGGGGTATAAGGACGCGGTAGCCATGGCAAAGAAGGCGGCGTCGCACATCGGTGTAAAGGAAGAAGAGGTGCTGACATGCAGCACGGGGCTCATAGGTGTGGAGCTGCCCATGGCGTTGATTAACTCGGGCATCGACAAGATAAAGCTGACCGAGGACGGCGGGCACATGATGGCGCGGGCCATTATCACCACGGACACCCGCACCAAGGAGACGGCGGTGGCCTTCAAGCTGAACGGGAAGACGGTGACGGTGGGGGGCATGGCCAAGGGATCGGGCATGATACACCCCAACATGGCGACGATGCTGGGATTTGTAACCACCGACGCTGAAGTGTCGCCAAGCCTGCTCCGGACGATGCTCAAGGAGGCGGTGGAGGTATCCTTCAACATGATCACGGTGGACGGGGACACCAGCACCAACGACACGGTGCTGTGCCTGGCCAACGGGGCGTCGGGGGCGGGACCTATCGCCAAAGGCAGCGAGGGAGCGAAGCTGTTGCAGAAGGCGCTGACGGAGGTGTGCACCTACCTGGCCAAGGAGATAGCGCGGGACGGCGAGGGCGCGACCAAACTCATCGAGGTCATCGTAGAGGGGGCGAAGTCGGAGGCGGAGGCCCGCAGCGCAGCCCGGACTATTGCCAGCTCAAGCCTGGTGAAAACGGCGGTACACGGCAACGACCCCAACTGGGGCCGGGTGGTGGCGGCGCTGGGCCGGAGCGAGTGCGACGTGGATGAGGGGAAGATTGCGCTGTATATCAATGAGGTCTGCATTATGGAAAGCGGGACGCCCATTGCGTTCCACAAGGACTCGATAGTTGCGTCGATGTCGGGGCCGAACGTGAGCTTCCGGGTGAAGCTGAACCTGGGGAAGGCGTCGGCGACGGCGTGGGGCTGCAACATGAGCGAAGAGTACGTGACATTCAATAGCGCGTACCACACTTAGGCTATGGCAACGGTATCTTGTCTACTTAGGGGTGGCGATGAAAGAAGCCCCGCCCTATCATCCCGACCCCCCTCTCTAACTCTCCCTCCTTCGGCAAGCTCAGGACAGGCTCTCAAGGGGGGAGAGGACCAGATAGGGAGTGCCAGAGGACTGAGGCTAGCCAGATGGAATGTATCCATAGGGATTCACCCCTCATCCTGCGCCTTCTCCCACAAGGGGAGAAGGGATTTCCTTGATGCCAGTCAGTGCTTTCATGCACATCAAACCTTCATTAACGCTAGTCCTCTTAAATGGGTAGAGTATCTGAGAGAGAGTAGCGCTCAACCCTATAGGGAATACTCTCAAGAAGATAGAACTGACATCAGGCTTTGCGGGAATGGATGGAATCCCATTGAATAACCGGAGTGGCCCCATTGTCATTAAGATTGGGGGGAGCACCCTGGGGAGCCACGACACGACTATGGAGGACCTGGCGTGGATGCAGAGGGAGGGGCGTCAGGTGGTGGTGGTGCACGGCGGCGGGAAGGTCATATCGCAGTGGATGGAGAAGCAGGGGACGATACCGAAGTTCATCCGGGGCAACCGAGTGACGGACGGGCCGAGTCTGGAGATAGCGACGGCGGTACTGACGGGGCTGGTGAACAAGCAGCTGGTGGCGTCGCTGACGAAGCTGGGGGTCAGGGCCATAGGGCTGAGCGGCGTCGATGGCGGGCTGCTGGAGTGCAAAATCGCGGACGCGGAACTGGGGTTTGTGGGGGAGGTGGTGAAGGTGGACCCGTGCGTAGTCGATAAGTCGCTGGAGGCGGGGTTTTTGCCGATGATCGCGCCCATTGGCCTTCATGTCAACGACGGGTCTAAGAACGCGGGGTGTTTGCTGAATATCAACGGGGACACAGTGACGGGGGATATCGCGAAGGCGCTGCGGGCGTCGAAACTGATATTTTTGACGGACGTGCCTGGAGTGATGGACTCGGAGGGAAGGGTGGTGCCCCGGATGGGGGGTCGACAGGCGCAGATTTTCATAGGGTCAGGGATAGCGAGGGGAGGGATGATACCTAAGCTGGAGGCGTGCCTGAAGGCGATGCCGTTGGTGTCGGAGGCGGATATCATCGACGGGCGGCAGCCGGGAGCGCTGCGGCGGTGCGTGGAGGGGGAGGCGCTGGGGACGCGGGTGAGGGGGTAAGTGGAGGGGGGAGGATAGGTTAGCTTAAATTAATCATCAATAAGATCAAGACCTAAGAGAACCGACCCAGAGAGACCGATTGACACAGGTATTCCTTTTAGCCGCAACAGGCGCTCTCTAGCAATACCTGATCGAGCGAAGTTAATGCGTCTCTCTTCCCCGTCTATTTTGGCAACTAGCTCTTTGATCATTACCTTCATAATTATTCCAGTAAGCCAAAGCTCAGCGCTCATTTCTTTGCCTCCACTTCTTTTTGTGTCTCCAACGATCAGTGATTACCTGCCTATTCCCGCTAAACGCGAGCATGAAAAACGCCTTAAGATTATAGCAATAACGCTAAGGTATATGCGTACACGAGCACGTATATTGACAATACGTGCTCGGGCTGGCATAAGCTTTAGCAATTTTAGTCTGGTAAAGGAACCATGGCAAACAAAGAGCTGAGGAAACACGCACAAGAACTTTCTCGAGTGGGAGCCTCAAAGGGTGGCTATGCGCGGGCACAAAAAATGACCAATGAGGAAAGACGCGAAAGTGCTAGGTTAGCCGCTCTCACAAGATGGGAAAAGATTAGCCCCGAACGCAGCCTATTAGTAGCAACTGAGAAAATCCCGTGGGCAGTTGCTGAAGGTGAACTTGGATTTCTGGATCGTTTGATACCGTGTGCTGTTCTAGATAACGGCCTTCGAGTACTCACACAGGAAGGTGTGCTAACAGCCCTAGGGAGAGCTGGTAAAGCAAAGGGTGGGGAAGGGGCCTCTACGGGAAACCTTCCCGCTGTATTAAGAGCGCGAAACCTCGCTCCATTCATTACAGACGAGATAAGAGAGGCTACTCGTCCAATAATCTACAAGCCGTTGCTAGGTGGATATTCCTGGGCCGGTGGTCTAAGGGGAATAGCTTATGGATGCCGCTCAGATGCTCTTCCGATGATCTGCAAAGTTTACGTTGATGCTGAAAATTCTGGAGCACTTATAGCTACCCAGAAACACATCGCCGAAGCAGCTCGGAGGCTATCAGAGGCGCTCGCCAATGTAGCGATGGTCGCACTTATCGACGAAGCCACCGGTTACCAATCTATTAGAGCACACAACGAACTTCAGCGTATTTTAGAGGCCTACGTCTTACCTGAACATCGCCCTTGGGTTAGGGCTGTGCCAATTGAATTTACGAAGGAAATCTACCGACTTTGGGGGTGGGATTTAAATGCCGACTCAACGCAAGGCCCTCGTTACGCAGGAAAGCTAATTCGAAAATATATCTACGAGATGCTCCCGAAAGGTGTGCTCGGTGAATTGGATAGACGCAACCCTCCCAATGAAAAGTGGCAGCGACCCAGAAAGCACCATCAATTTTTGACTGTTGAGATGGGATTGGAGCACTTTAAAGCTCAATTATCTGGGGTTATGGCACTCATGCGCGCCTCGGTAGATAAGCACGAGTTTGAGCGATTATTTAGGAGAGCGTATGACAAGGCTTTCCAGACTGAACTCCCATTAGAACTAGACGAGCCTACGAGGGTTGTCGCATTACCTAATCCAGTATCGGCCGTGTAACATTATGAAGGTTCAAAGATCTATTACGTGAACTCCTCTAAAAAGACCAAGACTAGCAAGTACACAGTCGTTCTTCTGGCGGACTCCTCCGGGGGCTATACGGCAGTCGTGCCCGCGTTGCCGGGGTGCGTGACGGAGGGCGAGACGGTGGAAGAGGCGCTAGAGATGGCGAAGGACGCCATAGAGCTTTCCTTAGAGTCGGCGCGGGAACACGATGAGGAAGTTGTGATAGAAGGGGACGGAACGGTTATAGCAACGGTTGAGGCTACCCTGCCTTCTGAGAGCGAGAGGAGAGTTAAGGCTACCAGCGGGAGTTAAAAGAAGCATGCGACCGATCTGGGACGATCAGGACGTTGAGGACGAACCCCTGTGGAGGTACTTCCAGTCGGACCGGCTTCTGGCGGCCCTGCACTCCCGAACCCTCTATTTCGCATCGGCCCGGCAATTCTCTGATCCCTTCGAGGGCGCCGTCGCCGTGCTGCCTCATGACACTCCAAGCGACCCACGCTACTCAGAACTCGAGGGCGCCGACCAAGCATTCGAGGAATTGCGCCGGCTCACGAAGATCAGTTGCTGGCATCGGGCCGACTACGAGTCCGATGCGATGTGGAAGCTCTACGCCGCTACCGGCAAGGGGGTGGCGGTTCGCACGACGACTGAGCGTCTGCGTCGTGGGCTGTTGCCGTTTCGCTTGGCCCCACACTACGGCGAAGAGAAGCCGTACTGGGGTCCAGTCCGCTACGCGGATCTTCATCGTGAACGACTGCGCGTGAGTATGGAACGTAGGTTTTTCTACAAACATCGCGCGTTCGAGTGGGAGCGCGAATACCGAATAGCCATTTCGGTTCGAATGGCCGAGGAGTTCGGGGTTGCTGTGCCAGAGGACGGGATCGAGGTGGGTTTCGACCCCACCGTGCTGATCGAGTCTGTCTATCTGGGACCGGCCCTGACCGAAGCGGAGCGGGCGCGCTTCCGAGAGACGTGTGTTCAGGCCGGCCTGAAATGTCAGTTCGTTACGTCAACGCTTCTCGGAAAACCGCGATACGTGTAGATGGATTCCGTCTAACAACAGGATCTAGGTGACGGCCTTCGCGCCACGCATTATCCTGCGCGTCAGAGGCGCTGGTCCCCCTCAAACATATCCACAACCAGGGCGCCCCAGGTGAAGTTTTTGGCGCCCATGCCTTTGCCGGTGAGGGGGTTGTAGTATTCGCGGAAGCCTTGATGGAGGACCAGGTCCGTGGAGGCTTTGGCGATGACGTCGGCGACGCTTCCGTAGCCGTGGAGCCGCAGGCCTTTAGTGAGATACCAGTTGGTGCTCATCCAGGTGGGGCCTCGCCATAGGTAATGGTCGGAGGAGGGATGGAAGGAGGGCTCGCGGGCGGAGACGGAGGGGACGGGGTATCGGAGCCAGTATTCGTTGGGGTTGAGGATATGCTCTTTGACCAGACGCCCGGCGGACTCTTTAGGGAGGTGGGGGAGGATGAGGGGGAAGAGGGAGGTGACGGTGCTGGCGCGGAGGGGCGTCTCATGGCGGCCTGAGAGGTCGAAGTAGAGGCCGGTCTTGGGGTCGAGGCACCTGGTGAGGATAGCCTGCTCGGTGCGCTGGGCCAGCTTGTCCCAGGCGTCGGACTTACTGGTGTCGCCGACGACCCGGTATAGATGGGACAGGCTGTACGTGGCCTGGGCGTAGATACAGTTGACCAGGACATCTTCCACGCTGAAGGGCTGGGCGCGCTTCATGTGGTGGCCGTTGAAGCCGTGGCGCATATTCCAGAAGTCCAGGCGTCGGAGGGCGAACTCCAGGGAGGCGCGGTGCATGGGCGTCTTGTTGGAGATGCCGAGGACGGGGTCGTAGGATGGCTTATGGTCTACGCCGGACTCGTAGGGGGAGATGATGGAGATGAGGCCGTCGCCGTCAGGGTCGCGATGGGCGTCGAGCCATCGATGGTATAGGTCTACGCGGGGGAGCATTTCGTTGAGGAAGGCGGTGTCCTCGGTGGCCTGGAAGACGCGCTGGAGGGCGTAGGCGAGGACTGGCGGCTGGATAATGCCGCTGTGTCGAGGGCGGAGGCTGGGCCTGCTCTCCAGGTAGGCCCAGATTTCCAGGAAGGGCTTGCCGCCCCAGAAGATGATGTGGCCCATGAAGCCGTCAGGCTCCTGGGCAGAGACCAGGGAGAGGAGTTCTTCTTTGGCCTGTCTGGGGTCAAGGTGGGAGAGGGCGATGGCGTGGAAACAGGAGTCCCAGAACCACTGCCACTTGTACTTTGTCGGCGAAGGACAGGTGAAGTTATAGGTGCGATGGTATCGCGGGTCAATGCCCTGGCGCCGATTATGGAGGAGGGTGTCCAGGGCGGCGCGCCGGACCTCAATGTTGACGGAGTTGGGGGAAATGGAGGGAACGGGGCTGTCCATGTTTAGGCAGCGCTCTTGCGGATTCTAGCGCCGGCCATAGCGGGGCCGGACAAAGATTTTTGCAACACTATAGAAGCTTATCATGTAAAAAGGACCAGGCGCAGAGATAATAGGTTAGTGATTAGAGATAGAATAGCTCAGATATTAATTCTACGAGATGGACAAGGCTTCAGATGCGATTTGAAGATTTACAGCCAGCGTTTGAGGCTGGGAGAGCGCCGATATTGCCACTGGAGGGCCGGTACAAGGGCAGGCTTCTGGCTTTAAGGGTCTTGCCGGGCTTTACGCAACTTATAGGGCTGGCGACCCGGCTGTACATGCCCTGGCGGGGAAAGGCGTTCGAGGCCGAGCAGGGCACTGGCTACAACATATTCTCTCGCAGCGCGCTATTGCCTTCCTATTTTCTCTGGCCGACGTATCGCGGGTATCGGAATGACGGCCCTACAACCTTTCGCTCCTTTTATTTTAAGACGTGGACGGGGACTGGGCTGATGGACCCGAGGACGCAGGTGCTGAAGATTGAGTACGCAGGGATGAAAAACCCGAAACTGAGCATTAGCCGGGTGCTGGATGAGGTGGTGGAGACGGAGGAGGGCCGGCTGCTGGGGAAGGCGCATTTGAAGTGGTGGTTTGGCGGGTGGCAGACGGTGGCGTTCTTTGAGATGGAGAAGTGGTGATGGTGGGACTCTTAGACGCTGCGTCCCAGCGGGTCAGGGCGCTATCGAACAGGATGGGCACGGATGTGTGGTGGCGCCGGTGCATATCGGCGGCGCTGATTAACGGGGTGGTGTGGCTTACGCCGCCGCCTATTCACCTGATATCCCTGTTCATGCCGTTCTTTAGCGGGTATTCGATAGCTTTGTCGCGCACGACGAAAGGGCTGGTGGAATCGCTGCAGATTGGGGTGGTGATGGGGATGACGCTGGGGGGCGCGGCGATGGCGGCGGGGCTGGCTACGATTGGGGTCATATCCTGGCTCCTGTCTGGGATACCGACGATTTATTTAATCGTAGCCGTGTCTATAGGAGGAGGCATTGGGATTTACACGGGGACTGCGGCGTGCGCGGGGGCGCTGGTGGCGGCGGGACGAGAAAGGGCGAGGTAACCTCGCCCCTACATTGCGGGGAAGCGTGGTTACGGAAGATTGAGCGAGGGTTGTAATGGGACCAGATCCCTCGACTACGTGCCGACGAGTACACCGTTACTACGCTCGGAGTGACAATCACACTTGTTTGTTATCCGCCACCGGCCTCAACCAACGCTAGGTATTAGATAACGTTAGAGGTTTTCTTCGGCGAAAGCGAGGGTGCGGTCCAGGATATCGAGCACCTGGTCTAGCTCGCTTTCGCTGATGGTGAGAGGTGGGTGGATGGAGAAGTTGGCACCTCGCGTGACCATGAAGAGGCCGTTGTCCAACATGAACCGGCTCATCTTCTTGCCTAGCTCCAGGCCTAGAGGTTGGTGAACGTCACCGTCTTTGCCCAAATCGACGGCGGCCAGCATGCCGATGGAGCGTACATCGGCGACGACGGAGTAGCGGCGGAGAGCGTGGAGGCCGTCGCGGAGGCGGTAGCCCATCTTTTCGGCGCGCTCCACCAGGCCTTCACGCTCGACGATTTCCAGGTTGGTGAGGGCGGCTATGGTGGAGGCAGGATGGGCGGCCAGGGTAGGGCTGTGGCGGAGATTTTTGGAGCGGTCGCCGCGGAAGCCATCCTGGACCTTGGGAGAGGTGAGGACTGCGCCGATGGGGAGGTAGCCGCCGCCTAGAGTCTTGCCGAAGACCATAATGTCCGTCTCAAGGCTAGCGTGGAGGGAGCCGAACCATTTGCCGGTGCGGCCAAAGGCGGTGACAACCTCGTCGGCGATGATGAGGATGTTGTGCTTGCGACAGAGGTCCTGGACGATGCGCCAGTACTCGGGCGGCTGGGCGACGGCGCCCTTTTCCACGGGTTCGACGATAAAGGCGGCGATGGAGTCGGGGCCGTGGTATCGGACGGTATCCTCGATGGCGCGGGCGCAACCGAGATTGCACTGGTCGGCGCAGAACTGGCATCGCGAAGGGTTGGCCTCGGGCACCATGACGCCCATGGGGTGCATCGGCTCAAACATAGGGGAGCGGATGACGGGGTCGCCGCTGACGGCCATGGCGCCCCAGGTGAAGCCGTGGAAAGAGAAGTCGCGATAGAGAACTTTGTACTTCTGGGGGTTGCCGGTCTGGGCGTGGTACTGTCGCGCCATCTTAAGAGCGGCCTCGACGGACTCGGTGCCGGAGGTGGTGAAGAGGGTGCGGTCGAGGTCGCCAGGGGACAGCTCCGCCAGCTTGGCGGCGAGCTTGACGGTGGGAGGAGTGGAGAAGGGGATCATGCCGGAGCCGGCGAACTCGACAGCCGACATCTGCTTATAGACGGCGGCGGCGATCTCCTGTCGAGCATGGCCGACGAGGGTACAGTGGGACATGGAGGTGGCGTCCAGGTAGGCCTTGCCGTTGGAGTCGTAGACGTAGGAGCCCTGGCCTCCGACGATGATGCCGAGGTAGTCGGGGTCGTCCAGGTCGTTGAGCTGGGTGTGGGGCGTCCAGATGTGTTTTCGGCCAAGGCGCTGGAGTTCGGCGAAGGAGGGTTCGGGCATGGGGGCCTCCTGGGAGGGGGTGAGGGGGATTATGGGGCAAGGAGGGTAAAGTGGACAACAGCAAGGCGAAATAATATAGTCAAAGCCTGCTTTTACATGTGCTGATATAGGGTGATGTTTTACCCTACCGCACACTTCAGTGTGCGGCATAGGTTTTGTCGGCAGGTTCGGGCTAACAAAGGGAAGGACTGGATTCCGGCTTTCGCCGGAATGATGCGAAAAGGAAGGAGGCCAGAGGTGGCAACGGACTGGATAGGGATTGAGAAGAAGTATTACGCGCAGACGGTGCGCCGCCAACCCATTGTGATTATTAGGGGGCAGGGGACGAAGGTGTGGGACGCCAACGATAAAGAGTACCTGGACTTCACAGCCGGCTGGGCGGTGAACCAGCTGGGGCACTGCCACCCGGCGCTGCAGGAGGCGATGCGAGAGCAGGGCGCGCTGCTGATGCAGACGTCCAACCAGTTCTACACGGTGCCGCAGCTGCAACTGGCGCAGATACTAATCGACAATTCGTGCATGGACAGGGTGTTCTTCGGGAACAGCGGGGCGGAGGCCAACGAGGGGGCGCTGAAGCTGGCGCGTCGATGGGGGAAGAAGAACCGGAACGGGGCCTTCGAGGTCATCACAGCCTACAACTCGTTCCACGGTCGGACGATGTCGACGGTGGCGGCCACGGGGCAACCCCACTACCAGGAGGCGTTTCAGCCGCTGCAGCCGGGGTTCAAGCACGTCGAGTTTAACAACGTCGAGGCCATTATGGAGGCGACGACGGAGAAGACGGCGGCGGTGCTCCTGGAGCCGATACAGGGCGAGGGCGGGGTTAACATGCCGTCGGAGGACTATTTGAAGCGGGTGAGGGAGTGGTGCGACAAGCAGAACCTGCTGCTGATACTGGATGAAATACAGACGGGGATGGGCCGGCTGGGGAGCCTGTACGGCTACCAGGAGTATGGCATTGAGCCGGACGTTATTACCCTGGCGAAGGGACTGGGCGGCGGGCTGCCCATCGGGGCGTTTATGTCGACGGAGAAGGCGTTCGCACTGGAGTATGGGGACCACGGGTCGACGTTCGGGGGGAACGCTTTCACGACGGCGGTGGCTTACGCCAACGTGAAGTACATCATCGACCACAAGGTGCCGTCGAACGCCAAGGCCATGGGGTCGCACCTGATGAAGCGGCTGAACGAGCTGAAGAAGCGGCACTCGTTTATAAGCGAGGTTCGTGGAAGGGGGCTGCTGGTGGCGGTGCAGTTCGACAAGGACATGGCAGCGTCGGCGCTGGCGAAGTGCAACGAGGCGGGGGTGCTGTTCAACATGGTGCGGCCAAATACGCTGCGGTTGATGCCGCCGCTGAATATAACGGCGTCGGAGATTGATGAGGGGGTGTCGAGGTTTGAGAAGGCGTTGAAGGGGCTGTAGGGGGGAAGTAAAGCGAGTCGTGGCAGCAGACACGGCGATTAGATCCTTCGACTGCGTCGGAATA encodes the following:
- a CDS encoding aspartate aminotransferase family protein, whose translation is MRKGRRPEVATDWIGIEKKYYAQTVRRQPIVIIRGQGTKVWDANDKEYLDFTAGWAVNQLGHCHPALQEAMREQGALLMQTSNQFYTVPQLQLAQILIDNSCMDRVFFGNSGAEANEGALKLARRWGKKNRNGAFEVITAYNSFHGRTMSTVAATGQPHYQEAFQPLQPGFKHVEFNNVEAIMEATTEKTAAVLLEPIQGEGGVNMPSEDYLKRVREWCDKQNLLLILDEIQTGMGRLGSLYGYQEYGIEPDVITLAKGLGGGLPIGAFMSTEKAFALEYGDHGSTFGGNAFTTAVAYANVKYIIDHKVPSNAKAMGSHLMKRLNELKKRHSFISEVRGRGLLVAVQFDKDMAASALAKCNEAGVLFNMVRPNTLRLMPPLNITASEIDEGVSRFEKALKGL